The DNA window CACCAGGGATAATTGCTGGCTTACCTGTTGCAGCTAGGGTGTTTGAGCTTTTAAATGAGAAAGTTAGTTTTAAGGCTGTGGTGGCTGACGGTGCAAGATGTGAGCCGGGACAGGTAATTGCAGAAATTCATGGTTCCCTCGATGCGTTGCTGATGGGGGAACGGGTGGCGCTGAATTTGGCTATGGGTTTGAGTGGAATTTCTACGCTCACACATATATATGTAGAGCAAATAGCGGATTTACCTGCTCAGTTGGTGGATACGCGCAAGACTACGCCAGGGCTGAGACTGTTGGAAAAGTACGCGACGGCTGTAGGTGGGGCGATGAATCACCGGATGGGTTTGGATGATGCGGTGATGATTAAGGATAATCATATTGCTGCGGCTGGGGGTATTGCAGAAGCTATTACCCGGATTCGTTCTCGGATTCCTTTTCCTATGACTATTGAGGTGGAGACGGAAAGTTTGGAGCAGGTGAAAGTAGCTTTAGAGCATAAAGCGGATATTATTATGTTGGATAATATGCCTGTGGATATGATGCGTCAGGCTGTGGAGTTGATTCGTCAGCAGGATAGTAGGGTGAAGATTGAGGCTTCGGGAAATGTGACTTTGGAGACGATTCGCGCTGTGGCTGAGACCGGGGTTGACTATATATCTAGTAGTGCGCCGATTACTCAGTCAAAATGGTTGGATTTGAGTATGAGGATAGATTAAAAAGATATATGATGGTTATCGGTCTAATTCTCCTTGCAACGCCAAAAATATACTTGACATTTTTTTCTAAAATCTTTGAAGATATTTGAGTTCATAATAAATGGAACGCCTGTATCGCAACAAGCTCGCAGACGTGAAAAGCTCAGGGCTTGGAAAGCTACAGTTAGACAAGAAGTAGAAAAATATTGGCCTTTAGAAGAACAACCCGCTACTGGGCTAGTTATGCTGAAGGTGACATATTTTTATGATTCTATTGCTATGGATGTAGATAATATAGTTAAGCCTATTCAAGACGCAATCATTGGTCTAGTCTATGTTGATGATGACCAAATAACTGATGTCCTGGTAAGAAAGAGGAATTTATCAGGCAATTTTAGAATAGATAATATAACTCCCATACTGGCAGAAGGCTTGGCACGAGGCAATGAGTTCTTACATATTGTTGTCACAGATGCTCCCGATCAAGAGGTAATTGTCTGATGAATACTCAAACTGAACAACTGGAAAGGGAACGATTACTCGATTTAGCACAGGAGTATCGTCAAAAAGGTTATCAGGTGATACTTTCACCCAACTCTGAAGAAATCCCTGCTTTTTTAAGGGACTACGGATATCGTCCCGACATGATAGTACGTAGAGGTGACGATGCGGTTGTGGTTGAGGTAAAGTCACGTCGTTCTATTATGGGAGGGGGACAATATCTACAAAGATTAGCTCAGGTAATTGAAGAGCATCCTGGTTGGAGATTGGAATTAGTGATGACTAATCCAGAGGATGCATTATATTCTGCTAAAGCAGGAGATTCTTTTCCAGCAGATGAGATCAAGTCAAAATTGCAGGTAGCTAGAGAACTGACATCTCATCATCCAGAATCAGCTATCCTTTATACTTGGTCATTGGCTGAAGCAACTCTGAGACTTCTTGCTGAACACGAAGGACTTAGTTTACAGAAACTTGAACCACCTCTTCGTTTGTTGAAGCAATTAACAACCGAGGGAGTAATTTCTCAAACTGACTACCAATTACTCATGGATGCTTTACCGTTACGTCATGCGATCGCTCATGGTTTCAAAACTAGCGAAATTAACCCAAGTTCTGTACTTGAGCTTATTGAAGTCACAGAACAGTTATTAAATTCACTTAATACTACTGAAAATTTGCTCTAAAGCTATAGCCTCTCACAAACAGATAACATTTATATATGAACGCTACACAAGAACAACTAAAATTTAAACTTGAGCAGGCTTTGGTGGCTGCTTTTGGCGATGAGTACGCTGGAGTAGATCCGATTTTGGTGACTGCGAGTAATCCTAAATTTGGTGATTATCAGGCGAATGTGGCTTTATCACTGAGTAAAAGGTTGGGACAGCAACCAAGGGCGATCGCCTCTGCTATTGTTGAGAAATTAGATGTATCTGATTTTTGCGAAACACCAGAGATAGCTGGGCCTGGTTTTATCAATCTTAAGCTCAAAGTTGCATACTTAGAAGCACAACTCAACGCTATTCAGGCAGATTCTAGACTAGGAGTTCCCAAGACGGAAACGCCAAAACGAGAAATTGTGGATTTCTCTAGTCCGAATATTGCTAAGGAAATGCACGTGGGACATTTGCGTTCTACGATTATCGGTGATTCCATTGCGCGGATTTTAGAATTTCAGGGACATGATGTTTTACGGTTAAATCATGTCGGTGATTGGGGTACGCAGTTTGGGATGTTAATTACTCATCTTCGAGAAGTTTATCCCTCCCTTTTAAATAGTACGTACATTGATACTCCTCTAGGGAAATCTTTACTTGATCCTAACTCTATAAATCTAGGAGACTTAGTTCAGTTCTATAGAGAAGCTAAGAAAAAATTTGATGAGGATGCTGATTTTAGAGAAATATCCCGTAAAGCAGTAGTAGAACTACAATCTGGTGACTTGCTAGCAGAACACGCTTGGACTGTTCTTTGTGAAGCTTCTCGACAAGAATTTAAAAAAATTTATGACTTGCTAAATGTAAGTGTAAAAGAACGCGGAGAATCTTGGTATAATGCCCAACTTCCTTCAGTGGTGGAAGATTTGGCAAAATCTGGGTTACTGGTGGAGAATCAAGGGGCTAAGGTGGTTTTCCTGGAAGGTTTTACCAACCGGGAAGGTGAACCGATGCCTTTGATTGTGCAAAAATCTGATGGTGGTTATAACTACGCGACTACAGATTTAGCAGCTTTGCGTTACCGGATTCAGCAAGATCAAGCTAAACGCATAATTTATGTGACGGATTCTGGACAAAGTAATCATTTTGCTCAATTTTTCCAAGTCGCACGCAAGGCGGGATGGATTCCTGATGATGTGGAACTTGTTCACGTTCCCTTTGGTTTGGTATTAGGGGAAGATGGGAAAAAATTTAAAACTCGTTCTGGTGATACTGTCAGGTTACGGGATTTATTAAATGAAGCGGTGATTCGCGCCCGTGCAGATTTAGAAGGTAGATTAAAAGAGGAAGAACGAGAAGAGTCTGAAGAATTTATTAGTGAAGTTGCTGAGATAGTTGGTATCAGTGCCGTTAAATATGCTGATTTAAGCCAAAACCGTGCCAATGACTATATTTTTAGCTACGATAAAATGCTGGATCTTAAGGGTAATACTGCGCCCTATATGCTTTACGCTTATGCACGGATTCAGGGGATTAGCCGCAAGGGTGGAATTAATTTTGCTGAGTTGGGTGAGAATGTTAAAGTGCTTTTGCAGCATGAGACTGAGTTAGCGTTGGCTAAGTATTTACTGCAATTCGACGAAGTTATTCTTTGTGTAGAGGAAGAATTACGACCTAATCGCTTATGTGAATACTTGTATGAATTGAGTAAAAAGTTTAATCAGTTTTATGACCGTAATCAGGGGGTGCGGGTGCTTGAGGCTGAGGAACCTTTGCGGACTTCTCGTTTGGTTTTGTGTGATTTAACTGCTAAAACTTTGCGGTTGGGTTTGGATTTGCTGGGGATTCGGGTTTTGGAGAGGATGTAGGAGGGGAGAATTTTTAACGCAGAGGTACGCGGAGGATTTTTGGCTGTGTCTCAATGGTGGTGACGTTTCCTTTTATTATGGGTAGTAATACTAATCTCTATGTGCGATCGCTATGACTGATAAGGAAATTAAACAGTTAATGGAGAGTAATGCTAAAACGGCTCAGGCTATGTTAGATGAAATGGCTGATGCTCGTCAGGAACGACAAGAATTGCGGGAAGGTATGGTACAACTGCAAAATGCTGTGGCGCGGTTGAGTAATATACAGGAGTCGATCGCTAATTTATTGGTTTCTTTGGATGGCGATCGCCCCACTATTTTGAAGAAACTCTCGGCTATTGAGTATAAGTTGGATCAGTTATTGCCAGAAGAAGTCAAGGATGAGGCTGAATAAACTAGCCTCACTAACCTGCGTGAGGCTATCTGCTTAATTTTCAATCAAAACTGTGACGGATGCGACGGCTATCAACATTTCGTCATTTTTGTCGTTGAGTGAGGCGATCGCTTTTCCTTGTACTACCATTCCTCCAGATTCTACGGTTAAGGTTTTCCGCCCAAAGGGTAGTACAGCTAGTACTTCTTCTTCTCTGACTTGTTCGGGATAGGGAACTGCTACCTGAACTTCTACAATCATTTCATTTGGATCGTTCAAACCGGCGACTTCCCAAACACCAGGTAAGGCGTTGTGAGCGATCGCATTACGCACTGCTCTTGCGGCTGCTACGGTGGGTTCTTGTCCGTGCTGATCTATTCCCATACCCATCTCAATAATCAAGCGTTTACGCGCCACAGCTACCTCCTGAAGATATTTCACTTCTCACTGTATCGCTCAAAAGGGCTGCAAGTGCTAATTTAGTTTCATTACATTTGTTCTTCTTCTTCGTAGAACCAAATTTCTGCCAATAAACTTAAGCCAATGAGCCAAAGAAAACAGCAAACCGAAAACCAAAATATTCCCATCATTGCTTTCACCTCCAATTAGGCTGATGACTTCCATCCACTTATTAGCTAAATATTTACTAATCAAGAAAATGTTAGTCATGACACAAGGGTTATGATCATAAATGACTATATGATGAATAAATTATTACTCTAAATCTGCCAAATCGGTAATATATTTTATAAAGATTTATTTTGATAAGTTTGCTACTGGAATTTTGTAAATTGAATTATAGTAGCTTTTGAAATAATTCTCACTGCTGAGAGACTGATTTTATCTAATTGGCAGTGATTCCTATGACAAGAATATAAATCATACTTAATTTTTGGGCAAACCATCCACGGTAAAGGCTCTGCGCTAAAATGGAAGCATTGGGGTAAAAATCTCTGCGAATAGTTTCAAGAAATGAACAATTTTTACCCAATTCATTCACAATGTCTCAAGAGCATAACGAATCAATCCAAATTCAGCAGATAGCTAGTCTGAAACCAAAACATTTTGCTGATTTAATTAGAGCCGCCCAGTTAATTTTCGATCCGGCTGCGGGACTTACAGTTAGACAGGTAGAAGTTAACTGGCAAGATTTTGGTATTCCTAAAGATGTAGAACACAATCTCAAAGACTTGGGTTTGCACTATCAATATGCTTCTCCTCACATTCCTGGTGATGTTATTTGGAGTCAATTAACTCCTGAAACTAGAATCTGGTTTCTTAATAATAAAGATAACTTGTGGCGGTTTGAGGAGGCTTTCCCAGCGCTGGATGAAGACTAGCACCGCTACGCGGAAGTCAAAAGTCAAAAGTCAAAAGTTAAGAGACAGTTTAACTACTGTGGTGGCGTGATCGAGTTCAAATAGTGCATTAATTTGGATGGAATTAAACGCTGATAAACGCCGATAAACGCCGATAAATGTTTTTTATTGATGCACTATGTTAGCCTGATCACGCCAAGAATCAATTTAAACTCCGCAGTTCAATTCGCCAGCTTTTTGGCTAAAGCGGTGATTTTCGCGGTAGTCTACGGGACAATCTATGACAGCAGGTACATCTTGGGCGAGGGCTTCTTTAAGTATGGGGATTAAGTCAGTAGCAGATTCAACTCTGTAGCCTTTTAAACCCATGCTTTCGGCGAATTTGACAAAATCAGGATTACCAAAATGAACAAAGGATGAGTTACCTTTGCCAAATTGATTTTCTTGCTTCCACTCAATTAAGCCATAGCCACCATCATTAAATATTAAGGTGACAAAGGGAGTACCGACACGCAAGGCTGTTTCTAATTCTTGGCAATTCATCATAAAGCCACCGTCGCCAGTCACAGCTACAACTTTGCGGTTAGGAGAAACCAGTTTTGCTGCTAAAGCACCTGGAATCGCAATACCCATTGCGGCAAAACCATTGGAAATCAAGCAAGTATTGGGACTATGGCTGTGATAATGTCGGGCAATCCACATTTTATGTGCGCCAACATCAGAAATGACAATATCGTCTGGCCCCATTACCTGCCTTAAGTCATAAATTAATTTTTGCGGTTTAATAGGAAAACCATCATCATGAGCGTACTGTTCGTAATCAGCCCGAATATTTTCCCGCAAGCTGATGGCATAGGGATTGGGTTTACTCTGTCTATCTGCCAATTTTAAGATTTCATTCAGGGAATCGGAAATATCCCCTATTACTTCGACGTTAGGAATATAACTGCTATCAATTTCCGCAGAATTTGCGGCAATATGAATAATGGGAATATTGGCTTCAGGATTCCATTTTTTCGGGGAAAATTCGATTAAATCATAGCCAATAGCAATTACTAAATCTGTGTTATCAAAGCCACAGTTAATAAAATCCTTTTGTTGTAATCCCACTGACCATAAAGCTAAGGGATGAGTATAAGGAATGACACCTTTACCCATGAATGTATTAACAACGGGCATATTCATTTGGGTGGCAAATTGCGTAACCGCATCACTAGCTTGAGCGCGAATTGCTCCATTGCCGACTAAAATAATGGGGTTAACTGCTTGAGAAATGGCTGCCGCAGCTGCGCGAATACAAGCAAAGGAAGCATAGGATTTTTCGATATTATCCTTTCGCAATGGCTTACCTTCTACAGGCATAGCAGCAATATTTTCTGGTAAATCGATGTGGACTGCACCGGGTTTTTCAGTTTGCGATCGCTTGAAGGCTTTGCGGACTACTTCTGGTGTAATACTGGGGCGGACAATCTGTTTATTCCACTTGGTTACAGGGGCAAACATCGCCACCAAATCCAAATATTGATGGGATTCGATGTGCATTCTATCTGTTCCTACTTGACCTGTAATTGCTACTAAAGGCGCACCATCCAGGTTAGCATCTGCGACTCCAGTCATTAAGTTTGTCGCCCCAGGCCCCAGAGTAGAAAGACATACTCCAGCTTTTCCTGTCAAACGTCCGTAGACATCCGCCATGAATGCTGCACCCTGTTCATGACGAGTAGTAATAAATTGAATAGAAGAATGTTTTAGCGCTTCTAAAACGTGCAAGTTCTCTTCACCAGGAAGACCAAAAACATATTGCACTCCTTCATTCTCCAGACACTGCACCAACAATTCAGCTGTATTCATTTGATTTCCTCACTGGTTATAAATTAAGACGGGAGTGGGGGACTAGCCGCAGGGCGGAAGTCAAAAGTCAAAAAATTGACTGGGAATGGTTGCTTTATTTAGTCCCTGCTGTACCAGAGAAAAATAACTGCCAATACCCAATGACTAATAACTATGGACTAATCAGTTAACCCAGACTGTCTTAAGATTGACGAATTCATGTATACCTTGAATACTCAACTCTCTGCCGTATCCAGAACGCTTAATACCACCAAAGGGTAAGCGGGGGTCAGATTTAACCATGCTGTTGATAAATACGGCACCGGCTTCAATTTCCTGAATTAGGCGATCGCGTTCTTGGTCGTTAGTTGTCCAGGCACTTGCACCCAAGCCAAAAGGTGTAGCATTAGCTAATTGAATCGCTGCATCAATATCAGGTACACGGAATAATAATGCGACTGGGCCAAAAAATTCTTCCTGTGCGATCGCACTATCTAGGGGAATATCTGTAATAATCGTCGGCGGGTAAAAGTTACCGGGACGATCTGCTAAAGGTTGTCCACCAGTGAGGACTTTACCGCCACTTTTAACGGCTGCTTGCACTTGTTGGTGTAAATCTTCGAGAAGATCCGGGGTGGCGAGTGGACCTAAATCAGTATCTGGTTGCATGGGATCGCCCACTTTCAGCGCTTGAAATTTATCTAAAAGTAGCTTTTCAAATTCAGGTGCGATCGCTTCGGCAATAATAAACCGTTTCGCCGCTATACATGACTGCCCATTATTCAACATCCGGGCGGAAGTGGCTGTAGCAACTGCTGTCTCTAAATCAGCACTTTCTAAAACAATAAACGGGTCACTACCTCCCAATTCCAGAACAGTTTTTTTAATTTGTTTACCGGCGACGGCGGCGAGAGATGCACCCGCTGGTTCGCTTCCGGTCAAGGTAGCAGCTTTTACCCGGTGATCAGCCATAATATCGGCAACTTTGGCAGCACCGATTAACAGTGTTTGAAAAGCGCCTGGGGGAAAACCTGCCCGGTGGATAATATCTTCAATTGCCAAGGCGCACTGCGGCACGTTGGAAGCGTGTTTCAGTAAGCCGACATTGCCCGCCATCAGCGTTGGTGCGGCAAAACGAAAGACTTGCCAGAAGGGGAAATTCCACGGCATCACAGCGAGAATTACGCCCATAGGGTGATAGCGCACAAAACTATGGCTGGCATCGGTTTTGATTGGCACATCAGCCAGAAAACTCGGTGCGTGTTCGGCGTAATAGTTACAAACGAGGGCGCATTTTTCAACTTCTGCGATCGCTGCTTTATAAGTTTTACCCATTTCCAGGGTCATTATTTTAGCAAAGTCGGCTTTTTCTTGCTGTAAAATTATTGCAGCCTTTTCTAGCCATTGTGATCGCTCAGAAAAACTAGTCTGGCGGTACTGTTCAAAAGACTGACCAGCCAAATCTAGTTTAGACGCAATCTCTGCATCGTTGAGCGGCTCAAAAGTTGTGATCGTCTCCCCAGTGGCGGGATTGATGGTGGCGATAGCCATTGCCTGACCTCCCGTTAAAAAATAGCTTGAGGTAGCTTCCTAGTGTTACACACATTAATTGCGGAAGCTATACCCAAATTTTATTCTTTTGCTGAGGTTGAATTTTTGATCACTTAATAACTGCAACTATTTTTATATTTAATTATACTTACTTAATAAGTAAATTTTGTGAGATTAGATACACAATAAAACTCCGCCTGAATCTCTCTAGCTTCTCTGGAAAAAGAATAAAACCGGAAATGCCCTTTTTTCCAGAAATCATCTCTATCAAACCCTGAGAACTGGTGAGATTGGAGAAAATATTTTTTGACCAAAAGTCGCCCTAGAAGGGCGTTAGCGTAGCGTCTCGCAGAGAGGCTTGAATCCGATTCTTTTGGTCATAATTTAACTACTTAATTCGATCTCGTTTGTCAACAACGTCCACATCTGGGTCGGTAGTTGTTCTTTCTGTGTATCTGTCTGTAGTAGTAGCTACATTGGTAGCTGAACTAGGACTATCAGAAATTTCGTGTACTCTCCACTCACGAATACCCTGACTCATCAAAAGAGCAGCAGCACGGTTAATTTCGTCCTCTGGGCCGTCTAGGATCACCAAGTAGTCTCCTTGTGATACTCGTTCGCTATAAGCCTTAGCTTCTTCTTCGGGAATACCCAAACCAGTCAGCGCCCCCACAATACCACCTGCGGCTGCACCCAGACCAGCACCGGCTAAAGTAGTTGCGATCGCACCACCTGCAAGAAAAGGCCCTACTCCGGGAATAATTAAAGCTTCCAGACCTACAAGTAAGCCCCCAAGACCTCCTAACACAGTACCAGTTGTCGCACCAATACCAGCACCTTCTTGAGCCTCAGTTTCACCTCTATCTGTGACATCAGTTCCAGCAATTTGGTCACCCGCACCTGTATCTTTCGCCAAGACAGAAACCCTATCCATTGAGAAACCTGAGTCTCTGAGTTCATTCAGTGCTGCTTCAGCTTGTTGTCGATTCGGAAATGTCCCAATTGCCCGCTTATATCTTCGAGATGCCATTTTTTCTCCTTACAAAATTGCAACTGTGTCTCCACAAAAGTAATTTTTGTAGTCATACTTGCTCCAGTTTCTCTGATAGCATTGAAGTATTCATCAATCCCTAGATTTAGCTTGTTATCCATCACAAGAGGGTACTCGTATTTCACCCACAGTCGTGAGGAGGAGAGAGATATAGCCTTAGTGATGAGAAATCGTCTGATGCCAGATGTCATCCCGGATTTTTCTGTGTAGCCCCGAATGACCGTCGCTGGGTTGGTTTACCGAAAAATGGGGTTTAAAGCCTCGTTCTTCTAGAACGGCTTTTCTTTGATTTTCGGATCAACTCTCTGAGTAGATCGTTTTGAGTGCGATCTGTTTCTTCGCAATACGCCACAAGTATTTTGGATTCCTCATCAGAGCATCATATTGTTAATCTTTTTATGCCGTCATGTTGTAACATAATAACCGCGTAGTGTTTCCTTTAGGAGAAGGACACGAAGAAAGAAAGGAAGAAAAAATTAGAAGCAGCATCACGTTCAGATAATTCTGATTTTGTTTTTCCAGGTTTAAATTAATAGTATCAAGAACAGAAATAACCTAAATGTTTAATCGTTTGAAGATTGGAACCAAAATTGGCGCTGGTTTTGCTGTGAGTTTAGCAATTCTAGTTACTATAGGTCTGATCTCTTATCAAAGCACTAATGAACTCATTGTCACTTCTCGTAAGGAAAAGCATACCTACGATGTGTTAAATCAACTAGATGAACTTGGGTCTCAATTAATATTTGCGGAGACTGGACAACGGGGTTATCTGATTACGGGAGAAGAGCGCTATCTAGAACCTTATAACAATGCTGTGATATTTCTGGATAAAACCTTTGAAGAACTGGAGCAATTAGCATCAGATAATATTTTTCAACAGCGACGACTTGATAAATTGCGGCCACTAATCAATGAAAGAATGGCTGTAATGGAAAACGTGATTAATGTCCGAGAAAATCAAGGCTGGGAATCGGCTCAAGCCGCAATTCTCACAGATGAGGGTAAAAATTTAATGGATGAAATCCAAACTATTATTAAGGAGATGCAAAATGAAGAAAATCTATTGCTGCAACAGCACTCTGATAAAGCAGATATAGCTGCTCAAAGAACTATAAATAGT is part of the Nodularia sp. LEGE 06071 genome and encodes:
- a CDS encoding general stress protein; the encoded protein is MASRRYKRAIGTFPNRQQAEAALNELRDSGFSMDRVSVLAKDTGAGDQIAGTDVTDRGETEAQEGAGIGATTGTVLGGLGGLLVGLEALIIPGVGPFLAGGAIATTLAGAGLGAAAGGIVGALTGLGIPEEEAKAYSERVSQGDYLVILDGPEDEINRAAALLMSQGIREWRVHEISDSPSSATNVATTTDRYTERTTTDPDVDVVDKRDRIK
- the argS gene encoding arginine--tRNA ligase, whose protein sequence is MNATQEQLKFKLEQALVAAFGDEYAGVDPILVTASNPKFGDYQANVALSLSKRLGQQPRAIASAIVEKLDVSDFCETPEIAGPGFINLKLKVAYLEAQLNAIQADSRLGVPKTETPKREIVDFSSPNIAKEMHVGHLRSTIIGDSIARILEFQGHDVLRLNHVGDWGTQFGMLITHLREVYPSLLNSTYIDTPLGKSLLDPNSINLGDLVQFYREAKKKFDEDADFREISRKAVVELQSGDLLAEHAWTVLCEASRQEFKKIYDLLNVSVKERGESWYNAQLPSVVEDLAKSGLLVENQGAKVVFLEGFTNREGEPMPLIVQKSDGGYNYATTDLAALRYRIQQDQAKRIIYVTDSGQSNHFAQFFQVARKAGWIPDDVELVHVPFGLVLGEDGKKFKTRSGDTVRLRDLLNEAVIRARADLEGRLKEEEREESEEFISEVAEIVGISAVKYADLSQNRANDYIFSYDKMLDLKGNTAPYMLYAYARIQGISRKGGINFAELGENVKVLLQHETELALAKYLLQFDEVILCVEEELRPNRLCEYLYELSKKFNQFYDRNQGVRVLEAEEPLRTSRLVLCDLTAKTLRLGLDLLGIRVLERM
- a CDS encoding RusA family crossover junction endodeoxyribonuclease codes for the protein MKIFEFIINGTPVSQQARRREKLRAWKATVRQEVEKYWPLEEQPATGLVMLKVTYFYDSIAMDVDNIVKPIQDAIIGLVYVDDDQITDVLVRKRNLSGNFRIDNITPILAEGLARGNEFLHIVVTDAPDQEVIV
- a CDS encoding acetolactate synthase large subunit; amino-acid sequence: MNTAELLVQCLENEGVQYVFGLPGEENLHVLEALKHSSIQFITTRHEQGAAFMADVYGRLTGKAGVCLSTLGPGATNLMTGVADANLDGAPLVAITGQVGTDRMHIESHQYLDLVAMFAPVTKWNKQIVRPSITPEVVRKAFKRSQTEKPGAVHIDLPENIAAMPVEGKPLRKDNIEKSYASFACIRAAAAAISQAVNPIILVGNGAIRAQASDAVTQFATQMNMPVVNTFMGKGVIPYTHPLALWSVGLQQKDFINCGFDNTDLVIAIGYDLIEFSPKKWNPEANIPIIHIAANSAEIDSSYIPNVEVIGDISDSLNEILKLADRQSKPNPYAISLRENIRADYEQYAHDDGFPIKPQKLIYDLRQVMGPDDIVISDVGAHKMWIARHYHSHSPNTCLISNGFAAMGIAIPGALAAKLVSPNRKVVAVTGDGGFMMNCQELETALRVGTPFVTLIFNDGGYGLIEWKQENQFGKGNSSFVHFGNPDFVKFAESMGLKGYRVESATDLIPILKEALAQDVPAVIDCPVDYRENHRFSQKAGELNCGV
- a CDS encoding NAD-dependent succinate-semialdehyde dehydrogenase; its protein translation is MAIATINPATGETITTFEPLNDAEIASKLDLAGQSFEQYRQTSFSERSQWLEKAAIILQQEKADFAKIMTLEMGKTYKAAIAEVEKCALVCNYYAEHAPSFLADVPIKTDASHSFVRYHPMGVILAVMPWNFPFWQVFRFAAPTLMAGNVGLLKHASNVPQCALAIEDIIHRAGFPPGAFQTLLIGAAKVADIMADHRVKAATLTGSEPAGASLAAVAGKQIKKTVLELGGSDPFIVLESADLETAVATATSARMLNNGQSCIAAKRFIIAEAIAPEFEKLLLDKFQALKVGDPMQPDTDLGPLATPDLLEDLHQQVQAAVKSGGKVLTGGQPLADRPGNFYPPTIITDIPLDSAIAQEEFFGPVALLFRVPDIDAAIQLANATPFGLGASAWTTNDQERDRLIQEIEAGAVFINSMVKSDPRLPFGGIKRSGYGRELSIQGIHEFVNLKTVWVN
- the nadC gene encoding carboxylating nicotinate-nucleotide diphosphorylase; the encoded protein is MSKFGVLPPWVVLDPLLRGWLLEDIGRGDRTTNSLLSEDATPGTAKWVAKAPGIIAGLPVAARVFELLNEKVSFKAVVADGARCEPGQVIAEIHGSLDALLMGERVALNLAMGLSGISTLTHIYVEQIADLPAQLVDTRKTTPGLRLLEKYATAVGGAMNHRMGLDDAVMIKDNHIAAAGGIAEAITRIRSRIPFPMTIEVETESLEQVKVALEHKADIIMLDNMPVDMMRQAVELIRQQDSRVKIEASGNVTLETIRAVAETGVDYISSSAPITQSKWLDLSMRID
- a CDS encoding Lin0512 family protein, which produces MARKRLIIEMGMGIDQHGQEPTVAAARAVRNAIAHNALPGVWEVAGLNDPNEMIVEVQVAVPYPEQVREEEVLAVLPFGRKTLTVESGGMVVQGKAIASLNDKNDEMLIAVASVTVLIEN